GTGTCCTCCGACACGATCGCCGCCGTCAGGCCCTCACTTGCGGCGGACCTGCACGGCGACAGAGCGCATCCGATGGTCTTCGACACCACCAAGATCCGCCGCATCGTCCCCGAGCTCCGCACCCGTGTGCCCTTCTGGGCCGGTGCGGAGGAGATCATCGCCTACCACGACGCCACGCCCGCCCGGCAGGTCATCGATGCCGGGCTCGACGCCGACCTGGACCGGATGATCGCGACGGTACGCGTCTAGCCATCGACGTTCAGGGCTGGATCGCCACTCCGATCGCGACCCGTTGCTCGGCGAGCGGACAGCGGAAGACGTCGCGCTCGCCGAGTCCGACCCGATCGATGTAGCGCACCACGATCGCGTAGGAGGTGAGCAGGCCGGCGCGGTATCTCCGGACGCCCTCGGGCGTCATGCCGGATGCGATACATTGCAGTGCAGGTAAGATTTCAGGCTTTACTGCGTCGACGTGCTCGAGTGGAGGACAAAGCGGTGGCACTCTCAGGTGGACCCCTCGAACGCAGGTCGATGAGCGATGAAGCGTACAACCGGTTGCAGGAAGCGATCATCAGCGGCGAGCTGCGTCCGGGAGAGCGGCTGCGCGACTACGAGCTCGCGGAACGCCTCGGCACCTCGAAGACCCCGATCCGCCATGCCCTCGACCGCCTGGCCGACCACGGCCTCGTCGAGATGCAGCGCAACCGCTACACCCGGGTCGCGCCGATCGATCTGGATCAGGTCCGCAATGCCGTCGACCTCTTCGGCGACATCTGGATCGGCGCGGTGCGTCATGTGATGCCTCGGATCCAGGACGACGACACCGCGTACCTCGCCGAGCTCGCCGGGGAGATGTCGACAGCGGTGAAGGACCGCGACGTCGTCGGCTTCGGGATCGCACTTCGTGCGACCGCGACGGGTTTCGCGCGCATCGAGGGCAACGCCTCGCGCGCCGTCGTCATCGACCGCCTCGGGCCGCAGATCCGTCGGTTCAGTCAGCATGCGAAGGGCGCGTTCGACTGGGATGTCGTCGGCGCCTTCGTCGTCTCCCTCCGAGAGGCGATCCTCGAGCGCGATGCGAGCAAGACCCGCGCCGTCCTGGTCGCCTTCTTCGACGACGCGCTCCCCGCCATCATCGATCGCGCCGAGGAGCAGGACCTCACCCCCTCCGACGCCCCGGAGTAGCGGACCGCCTGCATGGCACTTTCGGCAGATCCACAGGAATCGCAGAGGGACTTCTTCTAATCTGGGAGATCCCAAGGGGAGTACTCCGACACGGTGGGGTCGTCATTACGGATGCATGTCGCATCCCGGGCCACCGGTTCCATGTCTCATGGAATGGAGAAGACTTTGGCGGTACTGTCGTACCCCGAGTCTGGAGCCCTCATTTGGATATCACGCCGCTGATCTGGGTCATCACGATCGCGATCACGATCGCCTTCTTCGTCTACGAGTTCTTCGCCCACGTGCGCACCCCGCACGAGCCGACGATCGCGGAGTCGGCGCGCTGGTCGATCTTCTACATCAGCCTTGCGCTGTTGTTCGGCGTCGGCATCGGCGTCTTCTCCGGATGGACGTTCGGTGGGGAGTACTTCGCCGGGTATCTGACCGAGAAGGCGCTGTCGATCGACAACCTCTTCGTGTTCCTCATCGTCATGACCGGCTTCGCCGTGCCGAAGAAGTACCAGCAGAAGGTGCTGATGATCGGCATCGTCATCGCGCTGATCCTCCGCGGAATCTTCATCGCCGTCGGCGCGACGCTCATCGAGAACTTCTCGTGGATCTTCTACCTGTTCGGTGCACTGCTGCTCGTGCTCGCCTACCGTCAGGCATTCAGCAACCACGAGAGCAACCCGGCCAACGGACGATTCATGACGTTCGTGCGCCGTCACCTCCCCGTCAGCGACGAGTACAACGGCGACCGCCTCACCGTGGTGAAGAACGGCAAGCGCTTCGTCACGCCGATGCTCCTCACGATCATCGCGATCGGGTTCATCGACCTGGTGTTCGCCGTGGACTCGATCCCTGCGATCTACGGTCTCACCGACCAGGCCTACATCGTCTTCACGGCGAACGCCTTCGCGCTGATGGGTCTGCGCCAGCTGTACTTCCTCATCGGCGGACTGCTCGAGCGCCTCGTCTACCTGGCTCAGGGGCTCGCGGTCATCCTCGCCTTCATCGGCGTCAAGCTCGTGCTGCACGCGATGCACGTCAACGAGCTTCCGTTCATCAACGGCGGCGAGCCGATGCTGTGGGCTCCCGAGATCCCGATCTGGTTCTCGCTGCTGTTCATCGCCGCCACCATCACGATCGCGACCGTGGCCAGCCTTCTCAAGACGCGTCGGGCACCGGATTCCGTTCCGGCCGGCGCCGACACCACCACCCGCAACGACAAGGAGCACTCTTGAGCGCGCAGCGCTGTTCTGACTCTTCGGACTCTGACAGTACGAGCGCCCGGTTCATCCCGGGCGCTCACCCCACCACAGACGAGGCGGCCCTCTGATGGGCGACCTGCTCTGGAACATCGCCCTCGTCTTCGCGTTCGTGCTGATCGGCGGTGTCTTCGCTGCGACGGAGATGGCGCTGGTCACGCTGCGTGAGAGTCAGATCAACGCCATCGGTCAGCGCGGGCGCCGCGGGGCGAAGGTCGCCGCCCTCGCCCGCAATCCCAACACCTTCCTGTCGGCGGTGCAGATCGGTGTGACCGTCGCCGGGTTCGCCTCGGCGGCGTACGGTGCGACATCGATCGCGCCGTCGCTGGCACCGGTGCTGGAGTCGTGGGGCCTCGCCCCTGCTCTCGCGCTCACGGTCGCCACGCTCGTGCTCACCCTCGTGATCGCCTATCTGTCGCTGGTGCTCGGCGAGCTCGTGCCCAAGCGCCTCGCGATCCAGCGCAATGCGCAGTTCGCCTACGCGGTCGCTCCCGCACTCAACGGGTTCGCGACGGTCATGCGCCCGGTGATCTGGTTGTTGTCGGTGTCCACGAACGCCCTCGTCCGGCTGCTCGGCGGCGATCCGCACAAGACCAGCGACGAGATGACGGATGAGGAGGTGCGCGACATCGTGGCCAGCCATCAGGGGCTGCCCGATGACGAACGGCGCATCCTCGACGACGTGCTGTCCCTCCGTGGGCGCCAGGTCAGCGAGGTCATGCGACCGCGGCCCGAGGTCGTCGCCCTCGACGAGGCCGCGAGCGTCGGCGAGGTGATGGCGCAGGTGCGCGACCTTCCGTTCTCGCGCTACCCCGTCTCGGAGACCTCGATCGACGACATCACCGGGTTCGTGCACGTGCGCGATCTCTTCGAGGCCGCATCCGACGATCCGACGCGTCCGCTGAGCGCGCTCATGCGCGACATCCCCTACATCCCCTCGACCGCACGTGTGCTGCCGACTCTGACCCGCATGCGCGCAGAGGGGCACCACATCGCGGTGGTCGTCGACGAGTACGGCGGGACCGACGGCCTGGTCACTCTGGAAGACCTCGTGGAGGAGGTCGTCGGTGAGATCTTCGACGAGTACGACGCCGAGGTGTTCATCTCGGCGGACGACGGTATCGACGGACGACTCAACCTGCAGGACTTCGAGGAGCTCACCGGGTTGGCGATGCCGCGCGGTTCGTCCGACACGATCGCCGGATTCGTGACGGAGCAGCTGGGGCGTCTCGCCGTCGTCGGCGACGTCGTGGAGGTGCCAGGCGCCACGATCCAGGTCGCGGAGCTCGATCGACGACGCATCGCCCGGGTGCGAGTCGTGACCGAACAGGTCGCCGAACCGGAGGCCTGAGCTCGAAAGTCGGCGGCGGTGACGCTCTCGGTACCGACCGGGATCAGGCCGGGAAGCGCACCCCGGTGATGCTCTCCGCCGCCGACCACAGAGCCGACCCGATGTCCGCGGAGCGCACCTCGTCGGAGGCTGCCACCCGTGCCGGCGCCCCGCGGAACTCGAGCAGTCCGCCAGGACCCCAGTAGTCCCCGCCGGCCACATCGCCCGCCGTGGCCGCATGCACGATCGGCAGCGCGCCGCCGTCCTTGCCCTGCACGAGCACGCGTGTCGGCGCGGCCAGAGCGCGGACGACGCCGGACACCGGGGCGAGACCCGCACGCGGCGGGGTGAGCGGATCGACCGCGTAACCGGGGTGCGCGCACACCGCCGAGCGCGAGGAACCGGACCAGCGTCGCGCCAGCTCGAACGCGAAGGCCATCAGGGACGCCTTCGATCGTCCGTACTGCCGGAGTGAGGGGCCGCTCCACGGGTCGTCGAGGGTGTCGGGATCGAGGTGCGCGAAGCGATGGGCGATCGAGCCGACGGCGACCACACGCGCATCCGGTGAGAGGAGCGGCTCGAGCTGCGCGACGAGGGCGAAGTGGCCGAGGAAGTTGGTGCCCACCATGAGGTCGAATCCGTCGCTCGTGCGCGCCGACCGATCGGCAGCCTTCACCCCGGCGTTGCCGATGACCGCGTCGAGCTTCTCGTCCACCTCTGCGGCCGCCCTGGCCACGCTGTCGAGGGAGCCGAGGTCGAGCGTCAGCACGCTCAGGTCGGCGCCGGGCACCTGGCCCCGGATCGCGGTGAACGCGGTCCGGGCGCGCTCGGGGGAGCGGCACCCCAGCAGCACGCGTGCCCCTCGGGTGGAGAGCTGCTCCGCGCACCAGTAGCCGATGCCCGCGTTCGCGCCGGTGACGAGCACCGTGCGTCCGAGCAGGTCTCCGGGTGGTGGAGGAGCGGCATCCATCTCCCCAACCTAGGTGCAGGTCGCGCTGCTCGCCTCAGCGATCGCTCTCGTGCTGGTCGTCGTCTTCGAGGAGCATGCCGACCGAGGTCGCGCAGGCGTCGCCCTTCCACGCCTCGATGCCCTCGCGCACCGCGAACGCGGCGATCACGAGCCCGGCGACCGCATCGGCCCACCACCATCCGAGCAGGGAGTTGGCGACCAGGCCGACCAGCACCGCGGCGGAGAGATACGCGCAGAGGAGCGTCTGCTTCGAGTCGGCGACCGCCGTGGCCGAGCCGAGCTCGCGACCCGCGCGGCGCTCGGCGAACGACAGGAAGGGCATGACGACGACGCTCGCGGCGGTCAGGAGGATGCCGATCGTGCTGTGCTCCGGGCGTTCGGTGGTGACGAGAGCCGTCACGGACGTCGTCGTCACGTAGATCGCGAGGGCGAAGAATGCCACGGCGATCACGCGCAGCGTCGGCTTCTCCCAGCGCGCGGGATCGCGGCGGGTGAACTGCCAGGCGACGGCGGCTGCGGAGAGGACCTCGATCGTCGAGTCGAGGCCGAAACCGATGAGCGCTGCCGACGACGCGACGGATCCCGCACCGATCGCGATGACCGCCTCGATCAGGTTGTAGCCGATGGTGACGCCGACGATCAGACGGATGCGGCGGTGCAGGATGTCGCGTCGCGATGCGGTGGACGTGGTCATCAGCAGGTGCAGCCGTCGCCCGCGCAGCAGTCCGGCTCGACGATGAGCATGACGCGCATGAGCATGTCGAGGGCCGGTGCGAGGTGGCGGTCCGCGAGCCGATAGCTGCTGCGTCGACCGTCGGGGACGCTCTCGACGAGTCCGCATCCGCGCAGACACGCGAGGTGGTTCGACATCGCCTGGCGTGAGACGCCGAGGGCGTCGGCGAGGTCGGCGGGATAGCGGGGCGCTTCGCGCAGTGCGAGCAGAACTCCGGCGCGGGTGGGATCCGAGAGCGCGTGCCCGAGTCGGGCGACGGCGGCCGTGTGGGTGAGCGAGGCGAGAGCGGTGGTCACGCACCCCACTGTACAGAAAAGGCTGAATTCAAGAGATCTTGAATTCAGCTCTTCCGTGACGGATCAGCGGATGGCGTACACCGCGCTTCCGACGATGACGGCGACGACGGTGGTCCATCCGATGATCGCCACCGCCTGCCAGAACAGGATGCGCGCCCTGCCGATGCCGGACGCGGCGAGCATCGTCGCGGTGAACTGCGTCGGCAGCAGGAGCGGTCCGAGCAGGCTGACCCCCGGCACGCCGTAGCGTTCGAAAGCCCGCTGGAACTTCTCGCGTCGGGCGCTTCCACGGCCCGTGTCCGAGACCTCCGCGGCCGGCTCCTCGACCGTGCCCCCGCCGGCACCCGCGAGCGCTGCGGTCTTGGCGCGCGAACGGTTCACGACGGCCTGGCGCGCTCCCGAGCTCACCAGCACCACCACCAGGACGCAGAGGAAGTTGCCCACGATCGCGGCGATCGCGGCGATCACCGGGGAGATGCCGCCGAGGATGCCGATGCTCACCGCGCCCTCGCCCTCGATGAAGGGGACCGCGCCGGCGAGGGCGACGATGAGCGGCTGCACGAGGTCGGGGACCTGGGCCACCAGGTTCTGGAAGTTCTCGATGAGGTTCATGGGATGCTCCCGGTCGTCGGTGCGAACGGAGTCTCCGCCGCGATGACTCCAGTCCAGCCGAGCACGCCCTTCCGCGGCAGTGTCGACCCGTCACCGCTTCCCGGGCGGATCGCACGACGAGACCGTGACAACTGTCACGGCTCTATCGTGGGAGCGTGACCCGCGTTCCCTCCGCCCTCGCCGCTGCACCGGCGCCAGGCTCCCGTCAGCTCGCGCGAGGCATCACCGCGACCTGGTGGTACACGGTGACGGCCGTGCTGTTCATCGAGCTGATGCTCGTCGGAGCGTGGACGGGCATCGCCGCCG
This DNA window, taken from Microbacterium maritypicum, encodes the following:
- a CDS encoding cation diffusion facilitator family transporter, whose amino-acid sequence is MTTSTASRRDILHRRIRLIVGVTIGYNLIEAVIAIGAGSVASSAALIGFGLDSTIEVLSAAAVAWQFTRRDPARWEKPTLRVIAVAFFALAIYVTTTSVTALVTTERPEHSTIGILLTAASVVVMPFLSFAERRAGRELGSATAVADSKQTLLCAYLSAAVLVGLVANSLLGWWWADAVAGLVIAAFAVREGIEAWKGDACATSVGMLLEDDDQHESDR
- a CDS encoding SDR family NAD(P)-dependent oxidoreductase is translated as MDAAPPPPGDLLGRTVLVTGANAGIGYWCAEQLSTRGARVLLGCRSPERARTAFTAIRGQVPGADLSVLTLDLGSLDSVARAAAEVDEKLDAVIGNAGVKAADRSARTSDGFDLMVGTNFLGHFALVAQLEPLLSPDARVVAVGSIAHRFAHLDPDTLDDPWSGPSLRQYGRSKASLMAFAFELARRWSGSSRSAVCAHPGYAVDPLTPPRAGLAPVSGVVRALAAPTRVLVQGKDGGALPIVHAATAGDVAGGDYWGPGGLLEFRGAPARVAASDEVRSADIGSALWSAAESITGVRFPA
- a CDS encoding TerC family protein, producing MDITPLIWVITIAITIAFFVYEFFAHVRTPHEPTIAESARWSIFYISLALLFGVGIGVFSGWTFGGEYFAGYLTEKALSIDNLFVFLIVMTGFAVPKKYQQKVLMIGIVIALILRGIFIAVGATLIENFSWIFYLFGALLLVLAYRQAFSNHESNPANGRFMTFVRRHLPVSDEYNGDRLTVVKNGKRFVTPMLLTIIAIGFIDLVFAVDSIPAIYGLTDQAYIVFTANAFALMGLRQLYFLIGGLLERLVYLAQGLAVILAFIGVKLVLHAMHVNELPFINGGEPMLWAPEIPIWFSLLFIAATITIATVASLLKTRRAPDSVPAGADTTTRNDKEHS
- a CDS encoding ArsR/SmtB family transcription factor, with the translated sequence MTTALASLTHTAAVARLGHALSDPTRAGVLLALREAPRYPADLADALGVSRQAMSNHLACLRGCGLVESVPDGRRSSYRLADRHLAPALDMLMRVMLIVEPDCCAGDGCTC
- a CDS encoding hemolysin family protein, which gives rise to MGDLLWNIALVFAFVLIGGVFAATEMALVTLRESQINAIGQRGRRGAKVAALARNPNTFLSAVQIGVTVAGFASAAYGATSIAPSLAPVLESWGLAPALALTVATLVLTLVIAYLSLVLGELVPKRLAIQRNAQFAYAVAPALNGFATVMRPVIWLLSVSTNALVRLLGGDPHKTSDEMTDEEVRDIVASHQGLPDDERRILDDVLSLRGRQVSEVMRPRPEVVALDEAASVGEVMAQVRDLPFSRYPVSETSIDDITGFVHVRDLFEAASDDPTRPLSALMRDIPYIPSTARVLPTLTRMRAEGHHIAVVVDEYGGTDGLVTLEDLVEEVVGEIFDEYDAEVFISADDGIDGRLNLQDFEELTGLAMPRGSSDTIAGFVTEQLGRLAVVGDVVEVPGATIQVAELDRRRIARVRVVTEQVAEPEA
- a CDS encoding GntR family transcriptional regulator — its product is MSDEAYNRLQEAIISGELRPGERLRDYELAERLGTSKTPIRHALDRLADHGLVEMQRNRYTRVAPIDLDQVRNAVDLFGDIWIGAVRHVMPRIQDDDTAYLAELAGEMSTAVKDRDVVGFGIALRATATGFARIEGNASRAVVIDRLGPQIRRFSQHAKGAFDWDVVGAFVVSLREAILERDASKTRAVLVAFFDDALPAIIDRAEEQDLTPSDAPE
- a CDS encoding small multidrug efflux protein, coding for MNLIENFQNLVAQVPDLVQPLIVALAGAVPFIEGEGAVSIGILGGISPVIAAIAAIVGNFLCVLVVVLVSSGARQAVVNRSRAKTAALAGAGGGTVEEPAAEVSDTGRGSARREKFQRAFERYGVPGVSLLGPLLLPTQFTATMLAASGIGRARILFWQAVAIIGWTTVVAVIVGSAVYAIR